From a single Apium graveolens cultivar Ventura chromosome 2, ASM990537v1, whole genome shotgun sequence genomic region:
- the LOC141707815 gene encoding cyclin-B1-5-like isoform X2: MFLVAGVGCVRIYSSGIKVRRVKLQMRFLFSSSAALMKFEQVSGSLVRVWISDALREGAAIRQKNMEAVEGRNRRALGDIGNLFTGHGIEGKQQQIPQVSRTVTRGFCAQLVANA; the protein is encoded by the exons ATGTTTTTGGTGGCTGGGGTGGGTTGTGTGAGGATTTATTCGAGTGGAATCAAGGTGAGGCGAGTGAAGTTGCAGATGCGATTTCTTTTTTCTTCGAGTGCAGCTCTTATGAAGTTCGAGCAAGTTTCTGGTAGTTTGGTACGGGTCTGGATATCGG ATGCATTAAGAGAAGGAGCAGCCATAAGGCAGAAGAACATGGAGGCTGTTGAAGGGAGGAATCGACGTGCGCTTGGTGATATCGGAAATCTTTTTACTGGCCATGGAATCGAGGGAAAGCAGCAGCAAATCCCTCAAGTCTCCCGCACTGTCACAAG GGGGTTTTGTGCCCAATTAGTTGCTAATGCATAA
- the LOC141707815 gene encoding uncharacterized protein LOC141707815 isoform X1, translating into MFLVAGVGCVRIYSSGIKVRRVKLQMRFLFSSSAALMKFEQVSGSLVRVWISADALREGAAIRQKNMEAVEGRNRRALGDIGNLFTGHGIEGKQQQIPQVSRTVTRGFCAQLVANA; encoded by the exons ATGTTTTTGGTGGCTGGGGTGGGTTGTGTGAGGATTTATTCGAGTGGAATCAAGGTGAGGCGAGTGAAGTTGCAGATGCGATTTCTTTTTTCTTCGAGTGCAGCTCTTATGAAGTTCGAGCAAGTTTCTGGTAGTTTGGTACGGGTCTGGATATCGG CAGATGCATTAAGAGAAGGAGCAGCCATAAGGCAGAAGAACATGGAGGCTGTTGAAGGGAGGAATCGACGTGCGCTTGGTGATATCGGAAATCTTTTTACTGGCCATGGAATCGAGGGAAAGCAGCAGCAAATCCCTCAAGTCTCCCGCACTGTCACAAG GGGGTTTTGTGCCCAATTAGTTGCTAATGCATAA